In the Natronobacterium texcoconense genome, one interval contains:
- a CDS encoding translation initiation factor eIF-2B, producing the protein MIDETVEEIQEMQTHSSSVVAVNATRALEELTEREFATVEEYVRSLERNGSVLRRANPSHASLQNAVRSVVEDVSDADLADVAEAKELTREKIDEVVSRVESGKRLAAENAVDYLEDGATLLIHDYSSTVLEALELAVEDGKTFDVYITEARPRYIGRKTARALADLEGVEPTLITDSAHGHYLEECDRVVVGMDCIVDDTLYNRVGTFPIASTANQLDVPVTVLGSASKIVGDGFVFENEFRSGSEVMLEPAEGFAVENPNYDATPVELLESVITDEGRQEL; encoded by the coding sequence ATGATCGACGAGACGGTCGAGGAGATCCAGGAGATGCAGACCCACAGCTCCTCGGTGGTCGCCGTGAACGCGACTCGAGCCCTCGAGGAGCTAACGGAGCGGGAGTTCGCCACCGTCGAGGAGTACGTGCGTTCGCTCGAACGAAACGGCTCCGTCCTCCGACGGGCGAATCCCTCGCACGCGTCGTTACAGAACGCCGTCCGGAGCGTCGTCGAAGACGTCAGCGACGCCGACCTCGCGGACGTCGCGGAGGCGAAAGAACTCACCCGCGAGAAGATCGACGAGGTCGTCTCGCGGGTCGAATCTGGCAAGCGCCTGGCCGCCGAGAACGCCGTCGACTACCTCGAAGACGGCGCGACGCTTTTGATCCACGACTACTCGTCGACGGTACTCGAGGCGCTCGAGTTGGCCGTCGAGGACGGCAAGACGTTCGACGTCTACATCACGGAGGCCCGGCCCCGGTACATCGGCCGGAAGACCGCCAGGGCGCTGGCCGACCTCGAGGGTGTCGAACCGACGCTGATCACCGACAGCGCACACGGCCACTACCTCGAGGAGTGCGATCGCGTCGTGGTCGGGATGGACTGTATCGTCGACGACACGCTGTACAACCGCGTCGGCACGTTCCCGATCGCGTCGACGGCGAATCAGCTCGACGTGCCGGTGACGGTGCTCGGCTCCGCCTCGAAGATCGTCGGTGACGGGTTCGTCTTCGAGAACGAGTTTCGCTCCGGCAGCGAGGTGATGCTCGAACCCGCCGAAGGCTTTGCCGTCGAGAACCCGAACTACGACGCGACGCCCGTGGAGTTACTCGAGAGCGTGATCACCGACGAGGGACGCCAGGAACTCTGA
- a CDS encoding MBL fold metallo-hydrolase, whose translation MHVSYQNANPRRGNESTILRFTDGDAKAVLLVDSGDGVDLDSLLAADEYLNGVLLTHAHIDHYRTLGKNVRHNAPVYVSPATGTILEHSLSEARKDNDLGDVDAVLDSIEPIGEWTPVLEGLEIRPVPAGHTPGAAGFLVRFRETFGPKGDDVASIISDERYILVTGDFTTRPCAGFPPLPTSFPVDVDAVFLNASTNETTIEQRNEALQTILERAYGGSRVVVAASALTGVQYALLLAAIAAELDRSLSITVVGQTARVLDALDIERPEIESCAVFDRPSDVLEAETVTIAGPDSPTTGSAKRLLLAIHDRPADAFVQLATDDSEPISNANCSTYAFRSDNHPSRDELDEVVRAIAPKHLVVKHASGYRLDTFQRRYDRCFTWAPDDGVSRVLYEDGEWSKPGWISESAARRIRHRQWKTNGDRPLATDDDSMSLLRQPVDPDAEGVDVDAFRSQFSGSVADPYDDQVALTDRDDAPPASETATVPETDRFEARVFGDGDGKTLLEVLESTDFSPGEIVEVSLSRPAEDGDSSENRDGLEQSE comes from the coding sequence ATGCACGTCTCCTATCAGAACGCGAATCCCCGACGAGGGAACGAATCGACGATTCTCCGATTCACCGACGGTGATGCCAAAGCGGTGCTGCTCGTCGATTCGGGAGACGGCGTCGATCTCGATTCCTTGCTCGCAGCCGACGAGTACCTCAACGGAGTTCTCCTGACGCACGCTCACATCGATCACTACCGAACGCTCGGCAAGAACGTCCGCCACAACGCCCCGGTGTACGTATCGCCAGCGACCGGGACGATTCTCGAGCACTCGCTTTCCGAGGCACGGAAGGACAACGATCTCGGCGACGTTGACGCAGTGCTGGATTCGATCGAACCGATCGGCGAGTGGACGCCAGTTCTCGAGGGACTCGAGATTCGGCCGGTCCCGGCCGGTCACACGCCCGGTGCAGCGGGATTTCTCGTTCGCTTCCGGGAGACGTTCGGTCCGAAGGGAGACGACGTGGCGTCGATCATCTCCGACGAACGCTACATTCTCGTGACGGGTGACTTCACGACGCGGCCGTGTGCCGGATTTCCGCCGCTCCCGACGTCGTTTCCGGTCGACGTCGACGCGGTCTTTCTCAACGCGTCCACGAACGAGACCACGATCGAGCAACGAAATGAGGCCCTACAGACGATCCTCGAGCGAGCGTACGGCGGGTCGCGAGTCGTCGTCGCTGCGAGCGCGCTTACCGGGGTACAGTACGCGCTCTTGCTGGCCGCGATCGCCGCCGAACTCGATCGCTCCCTGTCGATTACGGTCGTTGGCCAAACTGCACGAGTGCTCGACGCTTTGGACATCGAACGTCCAGAGATCGAATCGTGTGCTGTGTTCGATCGCCCGTCGGACGTCCTCGAGGCCGAGACCGTCACAATCGCGGGGCCCGACAGTCCGACGACGGGGAGTGCGAAACGCCTGTTGCTCGCGATACATGATCGGCCCGCGGACGCGTTCGTCCAGTTGGCGACCGACGATTCGGAGCCGATCTCGAACGCGAACTGTTCGACCTACGCGTTCCGGTCGGACAACCATCCGTCACGGGATGAACTCGACGAGGTCGTTCGGGCGATCGCGCCCAAACACCTCGTCGTCAAACACGCAAGCGGCTACAGGCTCGACACGTTCCAGCGGCGATACGATCGGTGTTTCACATGGGCTCCCGACGACGGAGTCAGTCGCGTGCTGTACGAAGACGGAGAGTGGTCAAAGCCCGGATGGATAAGCGAGAGTGCAGCGCGACGGATTCGACACCGACAGTGGAAGACAAACGGCGACCGCCCGCTCGCGACCGACGACGATTCGATGTCGCTTTTGCGTCAGCCAGTCGATCCGGATGCCGAAGGTGTCGACGTCGACGCGTTCCGCTCGCAGTTTTCGGGATCGGTTGCTGATCCGTACGACGACCAAGTCGCCCTCACCGACCGAGACGACGCTCCCCCGGCGTCCGAAACCGCAACAGTCCCCGAAACGGATCGATTCGAAGCACGAGTGTTCGGTGACGGGGACGGGAAGACTCTGCTAGAGGTCCTCGAGTCGACGGATTTCAGTCCCGGCGAAATCGTCGAAGTCTCTCTTTCTCGCCCGGCCGAAGACGGCGACAGTAGCGAGAACCGAGACGGGCTGGAACAGTCCGAGTGA
- the glyA gene encoding serine hydroxymethyltransferase, which produces MDHDHVRDVDPAVADALESEVDRQRETLQMIASENHASRAVVDAQGSVLTNKYAEGYPGSRYYGGCEYADEVENLAIERATELFGAEHVNVQPHSGTQANQAVYFAMLEPGDKILSLDLTHGGHLSHGHPANFVGQLYDVEQYEVDPETGYLDYEGLAEHAEEFDPDIIVSGYSAYPREVEWDRIQEAADSVDAYHLADIAHITGLVAAGVHESPVGTADFVTGSTHKTIRSGRGGIVMCDEEYADDIDSAVFPGGQGGPLMHNVAGKAVGFKEALDPEFEEYARQTIANAKALGEQLVDNGFSLVSGGTDNHLVLVDLRESHPDTSGGDAEEALVEAGIVLNGNTVPGETRSAFDPSGIRAGTPALTTRGFDEDDCRTVADLITRVVDAPDDESVIAEVREEVEQLCAENPLYE; this is translated from the coding sequence ATGGACCACGACCACGTTCGGGACGTCGATCCCGCCGTTGCGGACGCGCTCGAGAGCGAGGTAGATCGCCAGCGCGAGACCCTGCAGATGATCGCCAGTGAGAACCACGCCAGCCGTGCGGTCGTCGACGCCCAGGGGAGCGTCCTGACGAACAAGTACGCCGAAGGGTATCCCGGCTCGCGGTACTATGGCGGCTGTGAGTACGCCGACGAGGTCGAAAACCTCGCGATCGAACGCGCGACGGAACTGTTCGGTGCCGAACACGTCAACGTCCAGCCGCACTCGGGAACGCAGGCGAACCAGGCCGTCTACTTCGCGATGTTAGAGCCCGGCGACAAGATTCTCTCGCTGGATCTGACCCACGGCGGCCACCTCAGCCACGGCCACCCGGCGAACTTCGTCGGTCAGCTCTATGACGTCGAACAGTACGAGGTCGACCCGGAGACGGGCTATCTCGACTACGAGGGACTGGCCGAGCACGCCGAGGAGTTCGATCCCGACATCATCGTCTCGGGCTACTCCGCGTACCCGCGTGAAGTCGAGTGGGACCGCATTCAGGAGGCCGCCGACAGCGTCGACGCCTACCACCTCGCGGACATCGCTCACATCACGGGCCTGGTCGCCGCCGGCGTTCACGAGTCGCCGGTCGGCACCGCCGACTTCGTCACCGGCTCGACCCACAAGACCATCCGCTCCGGTCGCGGCGGCATCGTCATGTGCGACGAAGAGTACGCCGACGACATCGACTCCGCCGTCTTCCCCGGCGGACAGGGCGGCCCCCTCATGCACAACGTCGCTGGCAAGGCCGTCGGCTTCAAGGAAGCACTCGATCCCGAGTTCGAGGAGTACGCCCGCCAGACCATCGCGAACGCGAAGGCACTCGGCGAACAACTCGTCGACAACGGCTTCTCGCTGGTCTCGGGCGGTACGGACAACCACCTCGTGCTCGTCGACCTGCGCGAGAGCCACCCCGACACCTCCGGCGGCGACGCCGAAGAAGCACTCGTAGAGGCCGGCATCGTCCTCAACGGGAACACGGTGCCCGGCGAGACCCGATCCGCGTTCGACCCGAGCGGTATCCGTGCAGGGACGCCCGCACTGACGACGCGTGGCTTCGACGAAGACGACTGTCGCACCGTCGCCGACCTGATCACTCGCGTCGTCGACGCGCCCGACGACGAGTCGGTCATCGCGGAGGTCCGCGAGGAAGTCGAGCAGCTCTGTGCGGAGAACCCCCTCTACGAGTAG
- a CDS encoding TIGR00341 family protein produces the protein MRLVQVFVPPGELDLVLETADATGVDCAVSEETNGGEFEALVSIPVPPAAVEPLLAELRTAGLGSDSYTVVTAAETIVSERRDDLTDVSAGTRISREELQSRAADLAPAASTYFVLLVVSTVIATAGLLLDSAATIIGAMVVAPLMGPALAASVGVVVDDDELAARGVVLQAAGLAVTVVTAALVGWLLRGTVLLPPGFDITSVPQVRERITPDVIALFLALGSGVAGVVSLTRNVGSVLVGVAIAVALVPPAATVGLGIAWWHPTVVVTAGTLVLVNLLSINLTALILLWVSGYRPRATERVEHVYGRLRSRVVVLLVAIAVLSLVLGGVTYGTYQTASVEHNVQTELEAMSDDPVFGDLQFREVDVQYELVDVYTGTQPSVTVLVERPPGEQEPVAFADHVRERLEDATGTGLEVTVELVDTQRSG, from the coding sequence ATGCGCCTCGTTCAGGTGTTCGTCCCGCCAGGGGAACTGGATCTCGTTCTCGAGACGGCGGATGCCACGGGAGTCGATTGCGCCGTCTCGGAGGAGACGAACGGCGGAGAGTTCGAGGCACTCGTCTCGATACCCGTCCCGCCGGCGGCCGTCGAACCGTTGCTCGCCGAGTTGCGAACTGCAGGGCTCGGCAGCGACTCCTACACGGTCGTTACTGCCGCCGAAACGATCGTTTCGGAGCGTCGGGACGACCTGACCGACGTCTCCGCTGGCACCAGAATCTCTCGAGAGGAACTCCAGTCGCGGGCGGCGGACCTCGCACCCGCTGCGTCGACGTACTTCGTCTTGCTCGTCGTGAGTACCGTCATCGCGACGGCCGGTCTGTTACTCGATTCCGCAGCGACGATCATCGGAGCGATGGTCGTCGCACCGCTGATGGGACCGGCACTCGCCGCGAGCGTCGGCGTCGTCGTCGACGACGACGAACTCGCGGCCCGTGGCGTCGTCCTTCAGGCCGCCGGACTCGCGGTTACGGTCGTGACGGCAGCACTGGTCGGCTGGCTGCTCAGGGGGACAGTACTGTTGCCGCCCGGCTTCGATATCACGTCGGTCCCGCAGGTACGGGAACGCATCACACCGGACGTGATCGCACTGTTTCTCGCGCTCGGCTCCGGTGTGGCAGGCGTCGTCAGTCTCACCAGGAACGTCGGCTCGGTTCTCGTCGGCGTCGCAATCGCGGTCGCACTCGTTCCACCCGCTGCGACCGTGGGCCTCGGGATTGCCTGGTGGCACCCGACGGTCGTCGTTACCGCTGGCACGCTCGTGCTGGTCAATCTACTCTCTATCAATCTCACCGCACTGATCTTGCTGTGGGTGTCGGGGTATCGACCGCGAGCGACCGAACGAGTCGAGCACGTCTACGGCAGACTTCGCTCGCGCGTCGTCGTCCTCCTGGTCGCCATCGCCGTCCTCTCGCTGGTCCTCGGTGGCGTCACCTACGGCACCTACCAGACCGCCTCGGTCGAGCACAATGTCCAGACCGAACTCGAGGCGATGAGCGACGATCCGGTCTTCGGCGACCTGCAGTTTCGCGAGGTCGACGTCCAGTACGAACTCGTCGACGTCTACACAGGAACCCAGCCGTCGGTGACCGTTCTCGTCGAACGGCCGCCGGGCGAACAGGAACCGGTCGCCTTCGCCGATCACGTCCGGGAACGGCTGGAAGACGCAACCGGAACCGGCCTCGAGGTCACTGTGGAACTGGTCGATACGCAACGGAGCGGCTGA
- a CDS encoding bifunctional methylenetetrahydrofolate dehydrogenase/methenyltetrahydrofolate cyclohydrolase, producing the protein MTEIIDGDAVASEIRAGLTDSIETLADEGTRPGLATVLMGDDPASETYVNMKQRDCEEVGIESYHVDVDGDAPAEDLYDEIAALNENDDVHGYIVQAPVPDHVDYREVIRRVDPAKDVDGFHPENVGRLVAGDARFRPCTPHGVQKLLEAYDVETEGADVTIVGRSEIVGKPLANLLIQKADDGNATVTVCHSRTENLAEKTRSADIVVAAAGAPELVDGSMIGEDAVVIDVGVNRVDADNEKGYELVGDVEFESAKEQASAITPVPGGVGPMTRAMLLYNTVEAASLQEGIDVELP; encoded by the coding sequence ATGACCGAGATTATCGACGGCGACGCCGTCGCGAGCGAGATCCGTGCGGGATTGACCGATTCGATCGAGACGCTCGCCGATGAAGGCACGCGGCCGGGGCTGGCGACGGTCCTGATGGGCGACGATCCCGCCAGCGAGACGTACGTCAACATGAAACAGCGCGATTGCGAGGAGGTCGGCATCGAGAGCTATCACGTCGACGTCGACGGCGATGCTCCGGCCGAGGACCTGTACGACGAGATCGCTGCGCTGAACGAGAACGACGACGTGCACGGCTACATCGTCCAGGCACCCGTTCCGGACCACGTCGACTATCGCGAGGTCATTCGCCGCGTCGACCCCGCGAAGGACGTCGACGGGTTCCACCCCGAGAACGTCGGTCGGCTCGTGGCTGGCGACGCCCGGTTTCGCCCCTGTACGCCCCACGGCGTCCAGAAACTGCTCGAGGCCTACGACGTCGAAACCGAAGGTGCGGACGTGACGATCGTCGGCCGTTCGGAGATCGTCGGCAAGCCGCTGGCGAACCTGCTGATCCAGAAGGCCGACGACGGGAACGCGACGGTGACGGTCTGCCATTCACGGACGGAGAACCTCGCCGAAAAGACCCGTAGCGCGGACATCGTCGTCGCAGCAGCGGGCGCGCCGGAACTCGTCGACGGCTCGATGATCGGCGAGGACGCGGTCGTGATCGACGTCGGCGTCAACCGGGTGGACGCTGACAACGAGAAGGGGTACGAACTCGTCGGCGACGTCGAGTTCGAGAGCGCGAAAGAGCAGGCGAGCGCGATCACGCCCGTTCCCGGCGGCGTCGGCCCGATGACGCGAGCGATGTTGCTCTACAACACCGTCGAGGCCGCGAGCCTGCAGGAAGGAATCGACGTCGAGTTGCCGTAG
- a CDS encoding ThuA domain-containing protein produces MTDVTIWNEFRHEREDDDVAAVYPDGIHETIADALGDGDREYDVRTATLDEPDHGLPDEVLEETDVLLWWGHEAHDEVADEVVDRVQQRVLEGMGLLVLHSGHFSKPFKRLMGTSCDLQWREDGGTERLWVVDPGHPIVDGIDEYIELPETEMYGEPFDVPEPDRLIFTSWFEGGEVFRSGCCYRRGNGRIFYFRPGHETYPIYENEDVRQVLRNAVEWASPTGGSPRTFGHRE; encoded by the coding sequence ATGACTGACGTTACGATCTGGAACGAGTTTCGCCACGAACGCGAAGACGACGACGTCGCGGCCGTCTACCCCGACGGTATCCACGAGACGATCGCCGACGCGCTCGGCGACGGCGACCGCGAGTACGACGTCCGAACTGCAACTCTCGACGAACCCGACCACGGCCTTCCCGACGAGGTACTCGAGGAGACCGACGTCTTGCTCTGGTGGGGTCACGAGGCTCACGACGAGGTCGCAGACGAGGTCGTCGACCGCGTCCAGCAACGGGTGCTCGAGGGGATGGGACTGCTCGTGTTGCACTCGGGGCACTTCTCGAAGCCCTTCAAGCGACTCATGGGTACCTCGTGTGACCTCCAGTGGCGCGAGGACGGCGGGACCGAACGGCTGTGGGTCGTCGATCCTGGCCATCCGATCGTCGACGGGATCGACGAGTACATCGAACTCCCGGAGACGGAGATGTACGGCGAGCCGTTCGACGTCCCCGAACCCGACCGACTGATCTTCACCTCGTGGTTCGAGGGCGGCGAGGTGTTCCGCAGCGGCTGTTGCTACCGGCGCGGAAACGGCCGCATCTTCTACTTCCGCCCGGGACACGAGACGTATCCGATCTACGAGAACGAGGACGTTCGACAGGTGCTGCGAAACGCCGTCGAGTGGGCGAGTCCGACCGGCGGATCACCGCGGACGTTCGGCCACCGGGAGTGA
- a CDS encoding DUF5783 family protein — translation MTEFDPEKFEEKYVYYFEELESAYSSAYQQLHGQYDSQVLKAIDRQVLSESEPVYEGDGQFRVELPDDVDERVGSVADHDQFETVLERLVGEIERELRRTFEFE, via the coding sequence ATGACCGAGTTCGACCCCGAGAAGTTCGAGGAAAAATACGTCTACTACTTCGAAGAACTCGAGTCAGCCTACTCGAGTGCCTACCAGCAACTGCACGGCCAGTACGACTCGCAGGTGCTCAAGGCGATCGACCGGCAGGTGTTGAGCGAGAGCGAGCCGGTTTACGAAGGTGACGGCCAGTTCCGCGTCGAACTCCCCGACGACGTCGACGAACGGGTCGGCTCCGTCGCCGACCACGACCAGTTCGAGACCGTCCTCGAGCGACTCGTCGGAGAGATCGAACGCGAGCTACGGCGAACGTTCGAGTTCGAGTAA